A single window of Nocardioides baekrokdamisoli DNA harbors:
- a CDS encoding type II 3-dehydroquinate dehydratase — MTSKVLVLNGPNLGRLGKRQPEIYGSTTYAELAALCVTWGSTLGLDVEVRQTNHEGELLDWLNTAADDATPVVLNAAAWTHYSYALFDACAQLTAPLVEVHISAPSKRPEEFRHTSVVSPHAVLVIEGEGVDGYRRALEFIAAG; from the coding sequence ATGACCAGCAAGGTCCTCGTCCTCAACGGCCCCAATCTCGGTCGGCTCGGCAAGCGCCAGCCGGAGATCTACGGCTCCACCACGTACGCGGAGCTTGCCGCGCTGTGCGTGACCTGGGGGAGCACCCTCGGTCTCGACGTCGAGGTGCGGCAGACGAACCATGAGGGCGAACTGCTCGACTGGCTCAACACCGCCGCGGACGACGCCACCCCGGTGGTGCTCAACGCTGCGGCGTGGACGCACTACTCGTACGCGCTCTTCGACGCGTGTGCGCAACTGACGGCGCCGCTGGTCGAGGTCCACATCAGTGCTCCCTCGAAGCGGCCGGAGGAGTTCCGGCACACGTCGGTGGTGAGCCCGCATGCGGTGCTCGTCATCGAGGGCGAGGGCGTCGACGGCTACCGCCGCGCACTCGAATTCATCGCCGCCGGCTAG
- a CDS encoding RNA polymerase sigma factor, whose translation MRPAKADTSTVARAREGDPDAWRELYDAHAGRLLLWLRKTPLSDPSLDHEDLAMESWTLAASRIADFDEDDDAFPAWLFTVARNHLMNAVRKAARRATYATADLPEQIDLIDHTLRIEHDELVREAIAQLPAREGEVIACIDVVDLDVATTAAILGISRANVRMARSRGLARLRKAGWRV comes from the coding sequence ATGAGACCGGCGAAGGCTGACACCTCGACGGTTGCTCGAGCACGAGAGGGAGATCCAGACGCCTGGCGAGAGCTCTACGACGCTCATGCCGGGCGTCTGTTGCTGTGGCTGCGCAAGACGCCCCTCAGTGATCCGAGCCTCGATCACGAGGACCTCGCGATGGAATCCTGGACGCTGGCGGCGTCCAGGATTGCTGATTTCGACGAGGACGACGACGCCTTTCCGGCGTGGCTGTTCACCGTGGCACGCAACCATCTGATGAATGCCGTACGCAAGGCCGCCCGCCGGGCCACGTACGCCACCGCGGACCTCCCCGAGCAGATCGATCTGATCGATCACACGCTGAGGATCGAGCACGACGAACTCGTACGCGAGGCGATCGCGCAGCTGCCCGCACGTGAAGGTGAGGTGATCGCCTGCATCGACGTCGTCGACCTCGACGTGGCCACAACTGCCGCGATCCTCGGGATCAGCCGGGCGAACGTACGCATGGCCCGGTCGCGCGGGCTGGCGCGCCTCCGAAAGGCTGGCTGGAGGGTGTGA